The DNA region TCTTCTtgttatttttggaaattttccaCATCATCGTAGTGCTTTAGTGATAGAGAAGTGCGAAGCATACTTTCTCTATTTTCACAAAACTAAACCTTTTTTACATTTACTGTGCATTTGGTGGATACAAACGTGTCTTTTTTGTTGGCGTACTTTCTgttctttttaattaaaatgaaactTTTTGTTCACTTTCTtgtatatttttagaaaactctCAAAAATGCGAGGTATCTTTTTGAAGGTGTACCTTTAGTCTTTCATTTTTGGCGCAGAGACAACTGTGCAAATAGCTTTATTTCGATTTAGGTCGAGTTGTAGAGAAATTCATTTCTTGGAAGCACTTCTAGATGATTTAAACTCATGGGAACTGCTATGGCAACCAAGTTGAGCTAGCTCTCTCCTAGTTAAAAGTATGTGTACTTCATTCAGGGGCAATCGGTGTTAGTTGAGTATCTACTACCACATGCACTCGCAGTGTTTGACCTAGCGGCCACATGCTAATTGGAAATCACTGGCTCTAGCCAGCCGACGATGAGTCATGTGCCGAGTGGAGTGCTGGTGACAACGTGCTCGGTTGAAGAGGTGGATTTCTAGTGTTAGGATCCCGAACCTTAGCCTTGGCAGGAGACCCTCCGACCATGTGAAGAGGGGTGTTTCGAAGTGGATACCGTATCCCGTATGCCGAGGCCCGACCACCGGACATGACATCCCGGACTACTAACTTTTTCTCCACTGCGACGTCGATGGTTTCTTGGAGTAAATGTAGCGAGAACCGGCGCCCTTACTCATGACTGCGATACATAAACTCAAGGCGAATTGGTAATTGGTAACAGGAGCGGATGGACGAGCGAGCTGCGATCGCGCGAAAGTGTAAGAGCCAACAGCACATAATTTTTGTTCGTCAGTTTGGCTTGCCTGCCGCACAGCCAAACGCCGTGGAATCGAGTTCGAAGCGGTTTCAACCGCCGGCGAGCTGCACTAAGCGCTTCCATTCGGGCCAAACAACTACAAAGTAGCCCCAGTGGTGGAGTCGCTGCGATAACGACGAGTGAGCCAGCTGAACGGATGCCGATGGCGGTGGCGATGCCATGCCATTCCATTTCATTCCAGTCCGCGAAGCGAAGCTGGGCGCAGCATAGGCTCCAATAAACGGCTGGCAAAACGCAAACGTGTCAAAAACACATGAACGGGGGGAGCCGCTTGCGCGTGTGGGTGAGGAGAGGACGAGGCAAATGGCCAAATAAACGACGGCGCAAAGCATAGCGGGAGTAAAATGGCAGCGCAAACAGCTGCTCGTCGGCGTCGCCGGGAGAATGGCAAGTGGGTGAGTGGCCCCCAGAGATGCGCGGTGAATGGGAACAAGTGACTGTGATGTGATTGTGATACATCAAGATAGTAAACAAGGCAAAAACAGGAAACAATTGAGTGAGATTAGCTAACTGCCTGATTAGCTAAAAGGGTGATAAGGCATTTAGCAGAATTGGAATGCACGGAATATAAATATTTCGATTGTGGAATAAAACAACCTGTGCTAACAAAAACGTCctctaaaataatattagatCTTTTTTATGGCTTGTGttgtttaaatttatattccAGTTCACGTACTTGGCTTTATCTTTAACGTAAtgcaaaaaaatgaaatttattcAGAATGATTATTTCAGGCAAGGAATTCCTAATTCCTAAACTAAACAACAAAAGTAGTTTGTTGGCCTTATTCAAATTTACTATTCAACAAAACGAACCTTCGAGTAATCACAGGTTAAAAAAAACTCATAATCTTAAGTAACTGAATTCTTAAACAGTCATAAACTTGGCGGAGACTAAATTGTTTGAATGTATTGTCTGCTGTTCTTCTAAACTGGTTATATCAAAGGGTAGAATAGAATACGTCCAACAAGTATACATCGAATGTAAGAGGTGTACAAAAATGTAAGACTCTCACGTACGTTTGAATGTACAAATGTATCTTAGGATGCCTTATACAAAATTATACTAGAAAAATTAGATTACTTTTAGGCTAACGAAAACAAGTAGTGACATTTTGAGTGATTCTGACCGTGATGCCTGCGCATCTCTGCGATGAGCCACCGCTGGCGACACGACGACGTGAAAAGCGGCCAAAGAAAAGGCCCTGACCAACGAACTGTTTTTGCGCGCAGGCCGAAAGCGATTAGCCATTTGTTCAACGGCACAATAATGCCCGCAAATCGAATGGAGCTAAAGCAACACATGCGACGCCGACTGCGGCGTTGGCGCAGATTGAGGTTATGTGCTGCGGTACGCCGATAATAACCTAAGCCAAACCTGCTGAATGCAGCCTTCTTCGGGCTCTCCATTCGCTGGCTAAGCCCTCCCCCCTCCCGCTTTCTCTTCTCTATTGCGTCCCCTTCTCCTGTCTCTTTGCACCAGCAGGTAGCAACAATAACACGCTTCTTTGTTGACGTCACAGAGGAAGAGTTCAATGGACGTGGGGCGAGTGGATTTGGCAGGGGCTCAAGGGGTTTCGCTCTAGCTAGCTCTATTTACCATTGTTTGCGACTTTGTCCGAGGGGTTGAGACCTTCGATGGGCGTTGgagccgccgccgctgctccAGAAGGCGTGGTGGCTGGAGAACCCGGTGCTGGCGATGCGGAGTTGGAGGACGATGTGGGTGGTGGTGCTCCCGCCGCAGTCGCCGCCTGTGCCGCAGATGGGGGAGGGGGAGCTGCCCCCGCTGTGGATCCCCCGCTGCCGACGGAGTCGGGTGTGGTGGCTGGCGTGGCTGATCCGGAGGCGGGACCCGGgtccgccgccgccgctgccgcctCCTCCGCTGCCACAATTGCCACCGCCTCCTCTGCCGCGGCCACGACGTTGTTGTAACTGAAACTGGGCACGAATTCCACGGCGTTTACATTCAGCGTGGAGAACTTTGTGCTGATCTCCGTGTTTTCCTGGGCGGCCATAGTTGCAGTATGTCGTTATCCTCTGTCCTCTGTTTTCCCGATGAAAATCTCTCGCTTTTTTCACGCGACACACTTTCGCCCTCCTTCAAACGGCTGCTTCTTCTTGCTGCTCCGCACTCACACAGAACACACGCGGTCGTTTCTTGGGATTGCAATGGGAATTGGAAACTGGGAATGGCAATGGCACAGCaccaaaaacacacacacacgctcgCCTCGACGGTTGTGGGCCGGGGTTTTGGTTTTGCGGGGGGTTCAAGCCAGACTTTCGACTCAATGAGGTCTACTCTAATGTTGTGATTCGGTGTTGTGTTGCTCGAATGCGCTAGACAGGGCAACTCCGATTAAACTCGATTTCCCTGTATTTCCTGCGTTATCGACTGTTGACGGCAGTGGTGACCACCTGGTGAGCTGCAGGTGCGATTCGACTACCTGAACGCTAAATGCAGTGCTCGGAATTAGCAATCTTCTCGTATTTTACACGTTTCAAGCCACGCATCGGAGTCAGGGTTGTCACAAATGCGCAATGTTATCGGCTTATCGATAGGTGCAGGCACAGTGGTTCAGAACAAAGAAACCCAAAAATgattgaaatatataaaaaccaTTATTAAAACCTTCAACTATTTCAGTCAATTGCAATTTTGCAATTTTAATATCCCGTATCACAAAATTTCATTAATATAcgtgtttttattaaaaatgttaaaaacaatttattttcttataagactataaaataatttaaattaacataGTAGGAGTATCTATTAGAAACGCACTATATACTATTTTGTTTTGGGAAACATGACCTTTTGTCACCACATTTAAAAACAGGTACGGTGATTTTAAACGATAGTCTAAGGAACTAGTTTTCGCACATTTCCTATACATATCGATTTAAGTGTTCATCGATAGACCGAGTAATCATCGGCCATTGTACCAGCTCTAACGTCGTCTCTGATCTGACGCCATTTTAACATAAAGGAAAAAATCGTCTAGGGATAAACTCGCTTTGGGGAGTCGTGTTTTTTAAGTGGtattaaaatttcaataaagACAATGAGTAACGGTGGAGGTGCCGGGGGATTGGGCGCAGCGCGTCCGCCTCCCAGAATCGATGGAATGGTCTCACTGAAGGCAAGTACATATGAAAAATTGGGGAAAACGCTAACAAAATGGCGGCCGGCTGGCAACGTTGCCCGGTTAGATAACCTCTTTGCGGCAAGTAAATCAACCCGCGTGTATTAATATCCGCAGGTCGACAATCTCACATACCGCACCACGCCGGAGGACCTGCGTCGGGTCTTCGAGAGATGCGGCGAGGTGGGCGACATCTACATACCCAGGGATCGCTACACACGCGAGAGCCGTGGATTCGCCTTTGTGCGGTAAGTAGTCGCTGTTCGGGCCATTTTCCGGGAAATGTTACCAACCTTTGGGTCGTCTTAAATTTACCTGCTACAGTGTTGCATTCTGAGAACCGTCAAAAATGTTAAAGCGAAATCATTCGAATGTTTTTCGCTGGTCAAAGCCTCAACTTTAGAACTTGATCTTAAGCTCTAAGACCTTGTTTTCTGTCTACGTTTTATTTGCTAAATCAAATGTACACATATACCTTATTCATATCTATGTAAGTTTGTAGAGTGTAACCATTCCTCtaagaatatttataaaagatgGCGCATCTTGGCGGGTAATTACTTTTTCCAAGAAAAACTCATTTTGTGATAGTAAATTCGATCATCTTGTGTCAATTATGTGCAATTATAGACAACTTGTAACAGTTCTCTAGAAAAGAAATAGCCGGCTCATTAGACATGTGTATAATATCACCTAATTAAATAGAATTAGCATTATTTGCTATCATCGAAGGTGTATCAGCTACGACTCTGTACATTTTCAGTAGCAAAACGGTGCCAGATCAAAGTGTTCACTTGCAACTGTTGCCTACTCTACTCCTACTAGCCAACATACTGAGAATACTACATCTAGATATAATGAACCCATTATGGAACATTACATAGAGTAACCCTGATTTTTCGCGGTTATATTTTAGTTTCACTCGCATCATTgcaatctttaaaaatgtttcagTTATCAATCTGTACATTTTGTTTGGTACGGTGCCAGAAAAACTGTGTTCGCTTGCAACTGTTGCCTACTAAACTTTTACTAGCCAACATACTGAGAATACGACAATTACGAATACAAATGTTATTGCTTAAAATAAGGATATGCTTCGCGACATAATACTTTTCAGAATTTTGGTTTCCATGCATTAACCTAAGATTTAAACCTTTGATGTATATCATGTGCATTATTTGCTATCTTTGAATATGTATCAGCTTTAATCTGTACATCTTCCCTAGCAAAAGGGTGCCAGATTGACTGTGTTTACTTGCAACTGTTGCCTACCAAAACCCTGCTAGCCAACATACTGTGGACCCCACAACTttctttcgatttaaattaaaatgtagttTAACTGCAATGTGCGTTCAAAGATCTAATCAAACGTCTGTCTTGTATCGCAGCTTCTATGACAAACGCGATGCCGAGGACGCACTGGAGGCCATGGACGGTCGCATGTTAGACGGCAGGGAGCTCCGTGTCCAGATGGCCCGATACGGCCGCCCGTCGTCGCCCACTCGCAGTTCCAGCGGTCGTCgtggcggaggaggaggaggtggatcCGGCGGACGTCGTCGCTCACGATCTCGCTCTCCGATGCGTCGCCGGTCTCGCAGCCCGCGCCGCCGCTCCTACTCTCGCTCCCGCTCGGCTGGTAGCCATTCGCCGGAGCGCCGATCCAAGTTCTCGCGCAGTCCAGTGCGCGGCGACAGCCGCAACGGAATCGGAAGCGGGACCGGGGCACTGGGCACAGCCGCGTCTCGCAGCCGCAGTCGCTCCTAAACATCGAAGAAACGTTCCATCTTGTAAGAGGGCGAGGTGAGTTGAAAATAACCCATTTTATATGTCATTcccttttttatttctttcggTTTTCAGGTATGGCTCGCTGACAAAGACCACATCCGAATCCTGTGCCGGATCTGTGGCTCCTACTGTGTCATGCTGTACCCGAACAGCAGGTATACAAACCATTAAACAGTCTTACACTTTACAAAACTATTTATAGCGAACTATTTTAAGTTTCGGCAGAGTAAATAAGTAGAGAACAGGCATGATTATGTTCCGAGCG from Drosophila subpulchrella strain 33 F10 #4 breed RU33 chromosome 2L, RU_Dsub_v1.1 Primary Assembly, whole genome shotgun sequence includes:
- the LOC119546818 gene encoding serine/arginine-rich splicing factor 2, producing MSNGGGAGGLGAARPPPRIDGMVSLKVDNLTYRTTPEDLRRVFERCGEVGDIYIPRDRYTRESRGFAFVRFYDKRDAEDALEAMDGRMLDGRELRVQMARYGRPSSPTRSSSGRRGGGGGGGSGGRRRSRSRSPMRRRSRSPRRRSYSRSRSAGSHSPERRSKFSRSPVRGDSRNGIGSGTGALGTAASRSRSRS